In Microbacterium pumilum, the following proteins share a genomic window:
- the atpA gene encoding F0F1 ATP synthase subunit alpha, which translates to MAELTISPDVIRDALKDFVAAYEPTGAAATEVGTVIDAADGIAHVEGLPGVMANELVSFADGTQGLALNLDEDEIGVVVLGEFSGIEAGQQVTRTGEVLSVAVGDGYLGRVVDPLGNPIDGLGPVATDGRRALELQAPGVMSRKSVHEPMQTGIKAIDAMIPIGRGQRQLIIGDRQTGKTAIAIDTIINQKANWESGDTDKQVRCIYVAIGQKGSTIASVKGALEDAGAMEYTTIVAAPASDPAGFKYLAPYTGSAIGQHWMYDGKHVLIIFDDLTKQAEAYRAVSLLLRRPPGREAYPGDVFYLHSRLLERCAKLSDELGAGSMTGLPIIETKANDVSAYIPTNVISITDGQIFLQSDLFNSNQRPAVDVGISVSRVGGDAQVKSIKKVSGTLKLELAQYRSLEAFAMFASDLDAASRRQLSRGARLTELLKQPQYSPYPVEEQVVSIWAGTNGKLDSIEVEDVLPFERELLDYLRRNTTILDTLRDTNVLDDDTAAELAKKTDQFILEFRSGKGQAIDNPGHEEHAAADADDVNQEKIVKGRR; encoded by the coding sequence ATGGCAGAACTAACGATCAGCCCCGACGTCATCCGTGACGCGCTGAAGGACTTCGTCGCCGCCTACGAGCCCACCGGCGCCGCGGCGACCGAGGTCGGCACGGTCATCGACGCCGCCGACGGCATCGCGCACGTCGAGGGCCTGCCGGGCGTCATGGCGAACGAGCTCGTGTCGTTCGCGGACGGCACGCAGGGCCTGGCTCTCAACCTCGACGAGGACGAGATCGGCGTCGTCGTCCTCGGTGAGTTCTCCGGCATCGAGGCCGGCCAGCAGGTCACGCGCACCGGCGAGGTGCTCTCGGTGGCGGTCGGCGACGGCTACCTCGGCCGCGTCGTCGACCCCCTCGGCAACCCGATCGACGGTCTCGGCCCGGTCGCGACCGATGGTCGCCGCGCTCTCGAGCTGCAGGCCCCTGGCGTGATGTCGCGCAAGAGCGTGCACGAGCCCATGCAGACCGGCATCAAGGCGATCGATGCCATGATCCCGATCGGCCGCGGCCAGCGTCAGCTCATCATCGGCGACCGCCAGACCGGCAAGACCGCGATCGCCATCGACACGATCATCAACCAGAAGGCGAACTGGGAGTCCGGCGACACCGACAAGCAGGTGCGCTGCATCTACGTCGCCATCGGCCAGAAGGGCTCGACGATCGCGTCTGTCAAGGGCGCGCTCGAGGATGCCGGTGCGATGGAGTACACGACGATCGTCGCGGCTCCGGCATCCGACCCCGCAGGCTTCAAGTACCTCGCCCCCTACACCGGCTCGGCCATCGGCCAGCACTGGATGTACGACGGCAAGCACGTCCTGATCATCTTCGACGACCTCACGAAGCAGGCCGAGGCGTACCGCGCCGTGTCGCTGCTGCTGCGTCGTCCGCCGGGCCGCGAGGCATACCCCGGTGACGTGTTCTACCTGCACTCCCGCCTGCTCGAGCGGTGCGCGAAGCTGTCGGACGAGCTCGGCGCCGGATCGATGACGGGCCTTCCGATCATCGAGACGAAGGCCAACGACGTCTCGGCGTACATCCCGACCAACGTCATCTCGATCACCGACGGCCAGATCTTCCTGCAGTCCGACCTGTTCAACTCGAACCAGCGCCCCGCAGTGGACGTCGGCATCTCGGTGTCGCGCGTCGGCGGAGACGCACAGGTGAAGTCGATCAAGAAGGTCTCCGGAACACTCAAGCTCGAGCTCGCGCAGTACCGCTCACTCGAGGCGTTCGCGATGTTCGCGAGCGACCTGGATGCGGCATCCCGTCGTCAGCTCTCGCGCGGAGCCCGCCTGACCGAGCTGCTCAAGCAGCCGCAGTACTCGCCGTACCCCGTCGAGGAGCAGGTCGTCTCGATCTGGGCCGGCACCAACGGCAAGCTCGACTCGATCGAGGTCGAAGACGTCCTGCCGTTCGAGCGCGAGCTGCTGGACTACCTGCGCCGCAACACCACGATCCTCGACACGCTCCGCGACACGAACGTCCTCGACGACGACACCGCCGCCGAGCTCGCGAAGAAGACCGATCAGTTCATCCTCGAGTTCCGATCCGGCAAGGGCCAGGCGATCGACAACCCGGGTCACGAGGAGCATGCGGCAGCGGATGCCGACGACGTGAACCAGGAGAAGATCGTCAAGGGTCGCCGCTAA
- a CDS encoding F0F1 ATP synthase subunit delta, which translates to MGSATTQALSATTAALNAAGDVDLDTARELFAAARIVGDSSHLSGALADPAAPAAARTQVVTAVFGGTFSPTTVSLLTTVAAQRWSRSGDLVAVIEETAIRAAAIAEPGVDIEGELFEVSRVVASDPQLELALGSRLGDASVKGALADKLFDGRVSPATSLIVSSLVQQPRDRRVRELLASAMRTVTDQRGRTVATVTTATPLSSAQVERLSAALGKKYGRDVALNAIIDPSVVGGLRVQIADDIIDGSISGRLADLRQRLAG; encoded by the coding sequence ATGGGCAGCGCGACCACCCAGGCTCTCTCCGCGACCACGGCGGCGCTGAATGCCGCCGGAGACGTCGACCTCGACACCGCCCGCGAGCTGTTCGCCGCGGCGCGGATCGTGGGGGACTCGTCGCACCTGAGCGGCGCGCTCGCCGATCCTGCTGCGCCGGCCGCGGCTCGCACCCAGGTGGTGACGGCCGTCTTCGGCGGCACATTCTCCCCGACGACGGTTTCGCTCCTGACGACGGTCGCCGCGCAGCGCTGGTCGCGTTCGGGTGACCTCGTCGCGGTGATCGAAGAGACCGCCATCCGCGCAGCAGCGATCGCCGAGCCCGGCGTCGACATCGAGGGGGAGCTGTTCGAGGTGTCGCGGGTCGTCGCGAGCGATCCGCAACTGGAGCTCGCACTCGGCAGCCGTCTCGGCGACGCCTCGGTGAAGGGTGCGCTCGCAGACAAGCTCTTCGACGGCCGGGTGAGCCCCGCGACTTCGCTCATCGTGTCGTCGCTCGTTCAGCAGCCTCGCGACCGCCGCGTGCGCGAACTGCTCGCATCCGCGATGCGGACGGTGACCGACCAGCGCGGGCGCACGGTCGCCACCGTCACGACGGCCACGCCGCTCAGCTCAGCGCAGGTCGAGCGCCTGAGTGCGGCTCTCGGAAAGAAATACGGGCGGGATGTCGCGCTCAACGCGATCATCGACCCCTCGGTCGTCGGCGGCCTGCGGGTGCAGATCGCGGACGACATCATCGACGGCAGCATCTCCGGTCGTCTCGCCGACCTCCGCCAGAGGCTCGCCGGCTAA
- a CDS encoding F0F1 ATP synthase subunit gamma, with protein MGAQLRVYKQKINTAQTTKKITKAMELIAASRIQKAMARVRASTPFARAVTRAVSAVATHSNVEHPLTREREVIKRAAVVIFASDRGLAGAFNSQILREGLELAELLRQQGKEPVFYAVGRKAVGYFAFRRIETAAEWTGDTDTPQFHTAEEIAATLLDSYNRGGDDGGVDEIHLVYNRFVSMMTQSPETVRLLPLEVVEAESRETASVYPLYEFEPEAATVLDALLPVYIQSRVYNALLQSSAAKHAATQKAMKSASDNADKLITDYTRLRNNARQAEITQQIAEIVGGADALSSGK; from the coding sequence ATGGGCGCACAACTCCGGGTCTACAAGCAGAAGATCAACACTGCTCAGACGACCAAGAAGATCACGAAGGCGATGGAACTCATCGCGGCTTCGCGCATCCAGAAGGCGATGGCGCGCGTGCGCGCGTCGACGCCCTTCGCGCGCGCCGTGACCCGAGCCGTCTCCGCCGTGGCGACGCACTCGAACGTCGAGCATCCGCTCACCCGTGAGCGCGAGGTCATCAAGCGCGCGGCCGTCGTGATCTTCGCATCCGACCGCGGCCTCGCCGGAGCCTTCAACTCGCAGATCCTTCGTGAGGGTCTCGAGCTCGCGGAGCTCCTGCGGCAGCAGGGCAAGGAGCCGGTGTTCTACGCCGTGGGTCGCAAGGCCGTCGGGTACTTCGCATTCCGCAGGATCGAGACGGCCGCCGAGTGGACCGGCGACACGGACACCCCGCAGTTCCACACCGCGGAGGAGATCGCGGCCACGCTGCTCGATTCGTACAATCGGGGCGGCGACGACGGCGGCGTGGATGAGATCCACCTCGTCTACAACCGCTTCGTCAGCATGATGACGCAGTCGCCCGAGACGGTCCGACTGCTTCCGCTCGAAGTGGTCGAGGCCGAATCGCGCGAGACGGCGAGCGTATACCCCCTCTACGAGTTCGAGCCCGAAGCGGCCACCGTGCTCGACGCGCTCCTGCCGGTCTACATCCAGAGCCGGGTCTACAACGCCCTTCTGCAGTCGTCCGCAGCGAAGCACGCGGCGACCCAGAAGGCGATGAAGTCCGCCAGCGACAACGCCGACAAGCTCATCACCGACTACACCCGCCTGCGCAACAATGCCCGG
- the atpE gene encoding ATP synthase F0 subunit C, whose amino-acid sequence MNIVGQLAPLAFGLAVIGSGIGVGIIVGKTIESVARQPELQGRLSSLMFLGIALTEALCFIAIAVAFIPFPAP is encoded by the coding sequence GTGAACATCGTCGGACAACTCGCTCCTCTCGCCTTCGGCCTTGCGGTCATCGGCTCCGGTATCGGCGTGGGCATCATCGTCGGCAAGACCATCGAGTCGGTGGCCCGCCAGCCCGAACTCCAGGGTCGCCTCAGCAGCCTGATGTTCCTCGGTATCGCACTGACCGAGGCCCTCTGCTTCATCGCGATCGCCGTCGCCTTCATCCCGTTCCCCGCGCCGTAA
- a CDS encoding F0F1 ATP synthase subunit B — protein MLTSTVISAAEESVNPLIPTIPDLVWGTLAFVIVLAFFFWKILPAMNKALDARREAIEGGIQRAEEAQAKATAALEEYTAKLAEARGEAGTIRDQARADGAKIVAEAKETAQAEAARVTANAQAQIEAERQSTLVSLRSEVGTLALDLAGGVIGESLTEDKRAQSVVDRFLAELEESEKASK, from the coding sequence ATGCTGACCTCAACGGTCATCAGCGCAGCGGAAGAGAGCGTCAACCCGCTCATTCCGACCATTCCGGACCTGGTGTGGGGCACGCTCGCGTTCGTCATCGTTCTGGCCTTCTTCTTCTGGAAGATCCTTCCGGCCATGAACAAGGCGCTCGACGCGCGGCGTGAAGCCATCGAGGGCGGCATCCAGCGCGCCGAAGAGGCGCAGGCCAAGGCCACCGCCGCGCTCGAGGAGTACACCGCGAAGCTCGCAGAGGCCCGCGGCGAGGCCGGAACGATCCGCGACCAGGCGCGCGCCGATGGCGCGAAGATCGTCGCCGAGGCCAAGGAGACCGCTCAGGCCGAAGCCGCCCGCGTGACCGCGAACGCCCAGGCCCAGATCGAGGCGGAGCGCCAGTCAACGCTGGTGTCGCTGCGCAGCGAGGTGGGCACTCTCGCCCTCGACCTCGCCGGTGGCGTCATCGGAGAGTCGCTCACCGAAGACAAGCGTGCGCAGTCCGTCGTCGATCGGTTCCTCGCCGAACTCGAAGAGTCTGAGAAGGCCTCGAAGTAA
- the atpB gene encoding F0F1 ATP synthase subunit A: protein MAIRILIVVLIIVIFWLGTRNMQIVPRRGQAALEYIFGFVRQSIIFDTLGEKRGRRYEPILMTFFFLILSMNLTGVIPGLQLAGTARIGLPIVLAIVAWIMFMYAGTREKGGKFWKDSLFLPGVPWPLYFLLVPLEFFSTFILRPITLTLRLTMNMIAGHMLLVLCFSATQFFFFTVLADGNLIGLLGIGSFAFGVAFTVLELFVAALQAYVFTILAAIYIQLAVAEEH from the coding sequence ATGGCCATCCGGATCCTGATCGTCGTGCTGATCATCGTGATCTTCTGGCTCGGCACCCGCAACATGCAGATCGTCCCGAGGCGCGGCCAGGCCGCGCTGGAGTACATCTTCGGCTTCGTGCGTCAGAGCATCATCTTCGACACCCTCGGTGAGAAGCGGGGTCGCCGCTACGAGCCGATCCTGATGACGTTCTTCTTCCTGATCCTCTCGATGAACCTGACCGGCGTCATCCCCGGGCTGCAGCTCGCCGGCACGGCGCGAATAGGGCTTCCGATCGTGCTCGCGATCGTCGCCTGGATCATGTTCATGTATGCCGGCACGAGAGAGAAGGGCGGCAAGTTCTGGAAGGACTCGCTGTTCCTGCCCGGAGTGCCGTGGCCGCTGTACTTCCTGCTGGTGCCGCTCGAGTTCTTCTCGACGTTCATCCTGCGACCGATCACGCTGACGCTCCGACTCACGATGAACATGATCGCCGGGCACATGCTGCTCGTGCTCTGCTTCTCTGCGACGCAGTTCTTCTTCTTCACGGTGCTCGCGGACGGCAACCTCATCGGCCTGCTCGGCATCGGCTCGTTCGCATTCGGCGTCGCCTTCACGGTCCTCGAGCTCTTCGTCGCGGCTCTGCAGGCGTACGTCTTCACCATCCTGGCCGCCATCTACATCCAGCTCGCGGTCGCCGAAGAGCACTGA